The following are encoded together in the Adhaeribacter arboris genome:
- a CDS encoding PAAR domain-containing protein, whose amino-acid sequence MPFAARITDMHTCPMVTGLVPHVGGPILPPGNPTVFIGGLPAATVGDMLVCAGGPDSIIKGSATVLIGKKPAARMGDNTAHGGIIVLGCVTVNIGG is encoded by the coding sequence ATGCCTTTTGCCGCCAGAATTACCGATATGCATACTTGTCCCATGGTAACCGGTTTGGTTCCGCACGTGGGTGGACCCATTTTGCCACCCGGTAACCCAACGGTATTTATTGGGGGCTTACCGGCTGCTACGGTGGGAGATATGCTGGTTTGTGCCGGCGGTCCCGATTCAATTATTAAAGGTTCGGCTACGGTGCTCATTGGGAAAAAGCCGGCGGCGCGCATGGGCGATAATACCGCGCACGGGGGAATAATAGTATTGGGTTGTGTAACCGTAAACATTGGAGGTTAA
- a CDS encoding DUF5908 family protein: MPVQINEMIIRANITESAVPEKKGGNAPAAPAAVNKDEIVRECAALVLEMLNDKKQR, translated from the coding sequence ATGCCGGTACAGATTAATGAGATGATTATTCGGGCCAACATTACGGAGAGCGCGGTTCCTGAAAAAAAAGGAGGGAATGCCCCCGCCGCTCCGGCCGCGGTAAATAAAGACGAAATAGTTCGGGAGTGCGCCGCCTTAGTTCTGGAAATGCTCAACGATAAAAAGCAACGGTAA
- a CDS encoding GPW/gp25 family protein, with the protein METYLQNFTGTGWKFPVEFNKDLKTVVLLTGHEDIRNSLEVLFATRVGERIMHSRYGSSLATFLFMPMNKSTLTYMEAIVRDEILFNEPRIVVTDIEIQPSAAEPARLDITIEYKITATNNRYNYVYPFYLKEATNLEW; encoded by the coding sequence ATGGAAACTTATCTGCAAAATTTTACGGGGACCGGCTGGAAATTTCCGGTAGAGTTTAATAAAGATCTGAAAACCGTAGTGCTATTAACCGGCCACGAAGATATCCGGAATAGTTTGGAAGTATTGTTTGCTACGCGGGTAGGGGAGCGTATTATGCATTCCCGGTACGGTTCTTCGTTGGCAACTTTTCTATTTATGCCCATGAATAAAAGTACTTTAACCTATATGGAGGCCATTGTGCGCGACGAAATTTTGTTCAACGAACCGCGCATTGTGGTAACTGACATCGAAATCCAACCTTCCGCCGCCGAACCAGCTCGACTGGATATAACCATTGAATACAAGATTACCGCTACGAATAACCGCTACAATTACGTCTATCCTTTCTACTTGAAGGAGGCGACGAACTTAGAATGGTAG
- a CDS encoding ATP-binding protein encodes MSNVLHPEIVAPHALEKMITDLRQIIIQRLESYFQQNSLAFDHWLTQNYSNILARHEIIRLIPQLKTTEEYFVLLLALVPHLQPNFFETIMAEHLPTGGDFPEFGGVKGTNHRGILPTGETAQFILGGTDISKRLVVQALFDEQHFFYQNDIIWLESVREGEPSMSGRIILALEWVNTLLSGTDVKPKFSPDFPAKLVQTKMNWDDLVLHPFTAEQIEDIKRWFRYHAILETDANLSRKIKQGYRVLFHGPPGTGKTLTAGLMGKEFNKDVYRVDLSQIVSKYIGETEKNLSKIFDRAEHKDWILFFDEADALFGKRTNVQSSHDKYANQEVSFLLQRVEDFGGLLILASNYKANMDEAFLRRFHSIVHFPMPNAQERLKLWQQSLPTSIQFHNQLNLAQLADAHELSGASILNIVQFASLKALSRPDQTLYQEDLLLGIRREFRKEEKSV; translated from the coding sequence ATGTCAAACGTGCTTCACCCTGAAATAGTCGCCCCGCATGCTCTGGAAAAGATGATTACTGACTTACGCCAGATCATTATTCAACGGTTAGAATCTTATTTTCAGCAAAATTCTTTAGCTTTTGATCATTGGTTAACGCAGAATTACTCAAATATCTTAGCGAGACATGAGATCATCCGGCTAATACCCCAATTAAAAACAACGGAGGAATATTTTGTACTGCTACTGGCTTTAGTGCCCCATTTGCAGCCCAATTTCTTTGAGACCATTATGGCGGAACATTTACCCACTGGCGGCGACTTTCCGGAGTTTGGCGGCGTAAAAGGAACCAATCATCGGGGTATTCTGCCTACCGGCGAAACCGCGCAATTTATTTTGGGCGGCACGGACATTAGCAAGCGGCTGGTCGTTCAGGCTTTGTTCGACGAGCAGCATTTTTTTTATCAAAACGATATTATCTGGTTAGAATCGGTGCGGGAAGGAGAGCCCAGCATGAGCGGCCGGATTATCTTAGCGCTGGAATGGGTAAATACTCTGTTAAGCGGTACCGATGTAAAACCAAAATTCAGCCCCGATTTTCCGGCTAAATTGGTGCAAACGAAAATGAATTGGGACGACCTGGTATTGCATCCTTTCACGGCCGAACAAATAGAAGATATCAAGCGTTGGTTTCGCTACCATGCTATTTTGGAGACGGATGCCAACTTGTCGCGAAAAATTAAACAAGGCTACCGGGTCTTATTTCACGGGCCGCCCGGTACGGGCAAAACCCTCACCGCCGGTCTCATGGGCAAAGAATTTAACAAAGATGTGTACCGCGTGGATTTATCGCAGATAGTATCTAAATACATCGGCGAAACCGAAAAAAACCTGAGCAAAATTTTTGACCGAGCCGAACACAAAGATTGGATTTTGTTTTTCGACGAAGCGGATGCCTTGTTCGGTAAACGGACGAACGTTCAAAGCTCCCACGATAAATACGCTAACCAGGAAGTATCTTTTTTATTGCAACGGGTCGAAGATTTTGGGGGATTACTCATTTTGGCCTCGAATTATAAAGCCAACATGGACGAAGCCTTTCTTCGTCGTTTTCATTCCATCGTGCATTTCCCGATGCCCAACGCGCAGGAACGCTTAAAACTGTGGCAGCAATCGCTTCCAACTTCTATCCAATTTCATAACCAACTAAACTTAGCGCAACTAGCCGATGCCCACGAATTAAGCGGCGCTTCTATCCTCAATATCGTGCAATTTGCCTCCCTCAAAGCTCTAAGCCGTCCCGACCAAACCCTGTACCAGGAAGATTTGCTGCTCGGTATTCGCCGGGAATTCCGCAAAGAAGAAAAATCGGTTTAA
- a CDS encoding eCIS core domain-containing protein — protein MKLAYARRYRRPVSRSRETAKKDNQQEPAFFAAPSPQSFFKPNAALQRKCDHCAAEDKKVRRQTDVKEEKKLQKMSDKKEEEKKLQKMTDKKEEEKKIQKVEEKKEEKKLQKQDEKKEEKTLAKKNEAPEEKKLDKKESNTSTTALAQTSNYVASLGSKGSALPAETQQFFAQRMGYDFSQVRIHTNTEAEQSAKDMNAKAYAVDNHVVFNQGQYNPNSQAGKKLLAHELTHVVQQKNNNQELVSRATEKALNRMAESQTSSSNGKATNTPNKIAYGCEGVEVEGKTEANYTDSYTSTGTTTPSTKCEDCPDDCVSANGNVLSDFKANPVVTLPDVPDGLSECETKAVAKFINTTLKNHELKHVAAFKTYNGKVKTPYKYLGCQSGLDAHIQSIHEDLNTKRTEAANAKSDKLDPFHPTIPCKCDE, from the coding sequence ATGAAACTAGCTTATGCCCGTCGTTATCGCCGCCCGGTATCCCGATCCCGGGAAACCGCCAAAAAAGACAACCAACAGGAGCCCGCTTTTTTTGCGGCCCCTTCGCCTCAGAGCTTCTTTAAACCAAATGCAGCCCTTCAACGGAAATGTGACCATTGCGCAGCCGAAGACAAAAAAGTAAGGCGCCAAACCGATGTAAAGGAAGAAAAGAAACTCCAAAAAATGAGCGACAAAAAAGAAGAGGAGAAAAAACTGCAAAAAATGACGGATAAGAAAGAAGAAGAAAAAAAGATTCAAAAGGTAGAAGAGAAAAAAGAAGAAAAGAAACTGCAAAAACAGGACGAGAAAAAAGAAGAAAAGACCTTAGCTAAAAAAAACGAGGCGCCCGAGGAAAAGAAATTAGATAAAAAAGAAAGTAATACATCTACTACTGCTTTAGCCCAAACCAGTAATTATGTGGCTTCGCTTGGCAGCAAAGGCAGCGCTTTGCCCGCCGAAACGCAGCAGTTTTTTGCTCAGCGCATGGGTTACGATTTTAGCCAGGTAAGAATCCATACCAATACTGAAGCCGAACAATCCGCCAAAGATATGAACGCGAAAGCGTATGCGGTAGATAATCATGTCGTGTTTAATCAAGGGCAATACAATCCGAATTCGCAGGCAGGAAAAAAACTATTGGCCCACGAGCTTACCCACGTGGTGCAGCAAAAGAATAATAACCAGGAACTGGTAAGCAGAGCTACCGAAAAAGCCTTGAATCGAATGGCCGAAAGCCAAACTAGCAGCAGTAACGGTAAGGCAACAAATACCCCAAATAAAATTGCCTACGGTTGCGAAGGAGTAGAGGTAGAAGGTAAAACCGAAGCCAACTATACCGATTCGTATACTTCTACGGGCACCACCACGCCCTCCACGAAGTGTGAAGATTGTCCCGATGACTGTGTTTCGGCGAATGGTAACGTACTATCGGACTTTAAAGCTAACCCGGTGGTTACGTTGCCGGATGTGCCCGATGGTTTAAGCGAATGCGAAACTAAAGCCGTGGCTAAATTCATTAACACCACCCTAAAGAACCACGAATTAAAGCACGTGGCCGCGTTTAAGACCTATAATGGCAAGGTAAAAACCCCTTATAAGTACCTGGGCTGTCAGAGTGGACTGGACGCGCATATTCAATCCATCCACGAAGATTTAAATACCAAACGAACAGAAGCGGCCAACGCCAAAAGCGACAAACTAGACCCATTTCATCCGACAATTCCCTGTAAATGCGATGAGTAA
- a CDS encoding phage tail protein has translation MAAYPLAVFHFRVEWGGKNVGFSEVSGLTQEAQLIEYRDGSSNDFSTIKMPGLRKYNNITLKRGVIKGDNDFFTWLKTVSNLGTVERRDLTINLLNENHEPVMVWKAHNCWPVKVEGPGLKANGNEVAVESIEIAHEGVTLQND, from the coding sequence ATGGCAGCATATCCCTTAGCCGTCTTTCACTTTCGGGTAGAATGGGGCGGCAAAAATGTTGGTTTTTCCGAAGTTTCCGGTCTCACGCAAGAAGCCCAGTTAATTGAATACCGCGACGGCAGCAGCAACGATTTTTCCACGATTAAAATGCCCGGCTTGCGCAAATACAATAATATTACCCTGAAGCGGGGGGTTATCAAAGGCGATAACGATTTCTTTACCTGGTTAAAAACCGTGAGCAATTTAGGTACGGTGGAGCGGCGCGATTTAACCATTAACCTGCTGAACGAAAATCATGAACCGGTAATGGTCTGGAAAGCGCATAATTGCTGGCCGGTAAAAGTAGAGGGTCCGGGTTTAAAAGCGAATGGCAACGAAGTAGCCGTTGAATCCATCGAAATTGCTCACGAAGGGGTAACCCTGCAAAACGACTAA
- a CDS encoding phage tail protein: MAAYYPPVGFHFKVDIPGVGAGDKDMRFQEVTGLTAEIGVEELTVGGENRFTYRLPTRAKYANVVLKRGMLNDSGLIKWFRNAIENFEFQPVDISVHLLNEKHEVLSSWEFRQAYPVKWVISDFKALENSIVVETIELAYQYFSRK, translated from the coding sequence ATGGCTGCATATTATCCCCCGGTAGGTTTTCATTTTAAAGTAGATATACCAGGGGTGGGGGCGGGCGATAAAGACATGCGGTTTCAGGAAGTGACCGGGTTAACCGCGGAGATAGGAGTGGAGGAATTAACCGTAGGGGGCGAAAACCGGTTTACCTACCGTTTACCTACCCGCGCCAAATACGCCAATGTAGTATTAAAGCGCGGCATGTTAAACGACTCCGGCTTGATTAAATGGTTCCGGAACGCAATCGAAAACTTTGAATTTCAGCCGGTTGATATTAGTGTTCATTTGCTGAATGAAAAACACGAGGTGCTCAGTTCCTGGGAATTCCGGCAAGCGTATCCGGTTAAATGGGTAATTTCTGATTTTAAAGCTTTGGAAAATTCTATAGTGGTAGAAACCATCGAACTGGCTTACCAATACTTTTCCCGGAAATAG
- a CDS encoding CIS tube protein, whose translation MAETNLKIIAYGKPKDSDPSKEIGSFSVDFNPNTFAVSNKIEYKQPDAKGQTGGDPVFEKIPPLEFSLEFTIDGTGVAVGNLSQEKKNDFKSKKHDYVKTQISKLREVTGSGINGDIHRPNYLALLWGTFRLECVITALNITYNLFDADGTPLRAKVTCNFLERIGPGKGGRQSRLESPDLTKYQVVREGDILPLIARNNYEDSTYYLQLARVNKLKNFRNLPPGVTLVLPPMIEKDA comes from the coding sequence ATGGCCGAAACCAACTTAAAAATAATTGCTTACGGCAAGCCCAAAGACAGCGATCCGTCGAAAGAAATCGGCAGTTTTTCGGTGGATTTTAACCCGAACACGTTTGCGGTCAGCAATAAAATTGAGTACAAGCAACCCGACGCCAAAGGACAAACCGGCGGCGATCCGGTTTTTGAGAAAATCCCGCCCCTAGAGTTTAGTTTGGAGTTTACCATCGATGGCACCGGCGTAGCCGTGGGGAATTTATCGCAGGAAAAGAAAAACGACTTTAAAAGCAAAAAACACGATTACGTAAAAACGCAGATTAGCAAATTACGGGAAGTGACCGGCAGCGGTATTAACGGCGATATTCACCGGCCCAATTACCTGGCTTTGTTGTGGGGTACGTTTCGGTTGGAATGTGTTATTACCGCTTTAAATATCACTTATAATCTTTTCGATGCCGATGGAACGCCCTTACGCGCCAAAGTTACCTGCAATTTTCTGGAACGGATTGGTCCCGGGAAAGGTGGCCGGCAATCGAGGCTCGAATCGCCGGACCTCACCAAATACCAGGTGGTGCGCGAAGGCGATATTTTACCGCTAATTGCGCGCAACAACTACGAAGATTCAACTTATTATTTACAGTTGGCCCGGGTAAACAAACTCAAAAATTTTAGAAACCTACCCCCCGGCGTAACCTTAGTATTGCCCCCAATGATCGAGAAAGATGCCTAA
- a CDS encoding phage tail sheath family protein — protein sequence MATTSYKTPGVYIEEITTLPPSVAEVETAIPIFIGYTELGTRNDPTRISSLVEYQDYFGFGELERSISVTVEKNANNPLEARVIGVSIDPAAKSRNVLYYALQLYFANGGGPCYIVSTGTYPDSANNPREAYGEALRASSKEDEPTLLVFPDAPFLLNPDDYYSLMNDALLECSRLGDRFTIVDVLNVNGDTQASVAAFRDRISANLTETKYGAAYYPYLNTSLDYRYNPEDVTVLLAGDDTAARAVEDSRQSAIVARRDADSARAEADRLKQAADAEGADAAAKKAFTEADRRAKDLEGKATTAQAAADAAGKAVSRQTWQDQNNAVQNQIKKLISNLGVQLTPCAAVAGVYAGVDSTRGVWKAPANVSLNYITSTAARITDEDQRDLNIDVVAGKSVNAIRSFVGMGTKIWGARTLAGNDNEWRYVNVRRFFNMVEESIKKSTYWAVFEPNDINTWVRVRAMIENYLLLKWKDGALAGVKPDDAFYVRVGLGTTMSPMDILEGRMIIEIGLAAVRPAEFIIIRFSHFLQKS from the coding sequence ATGGCAACCACAAGTTATAAAACGCCCGGGGTTTACATAGAAGAAATAACCACCTTGCCGCCGTCGGTGGCTGAAGTGGAAACGGCTATCCCCATCTTTATTGGTTACACCGAATTAGGTACCCGCAACGATCCTACCCGTATTTCTTCGCTGGTCGAGTACCAGGATTATTTTGGATTCGGGGAACTGGAGCGCAGTATTTCGGTAACCGTAGAAAAAAATGCCAATAACCCGCTGGAAGCAAGAGTAATTGGCGTATCCATTGATCCGGCGGCTAAATCGAGAAATGTATTGTACTACGCTTTGCAGCTGTACTTTGCCAACGGGGGCGGGCCTTGTTACATTGTTTCCACGGGTACGTACCCGGATAGCGCCAATAATCCCCGCGAAGCTTACGGCGAAGCGCTAAGGGCTAGCTCGAAAGAAGACGAGCCTACATTATTGGTTTTTCCGGATGCACCATTCCTGCTGAACCCCGATGATTATTACAGCCTCATGAACGATGCGCTTTTAGAGTGCTCCCGTTTAGGCGACCGGTTTACTATTGTGGATGTACTGAATGTGAATGGCGATACCCAAGCCTCAGTTGCCGCTTTCAGAGACCGCATTTCGGCTAATTTAACGGAAACAAAATACGGAGCCGCTTATTACCCTTATTTAAATACCAGTTTGGATTACCGCTATAATCCGGAAGATGTAACCGTGCTGTTAGCTGGTGATGATACCGCGGCCCGGGCCGTGGAAGATTCCCGCCAAAGTGCGATAGTAGCCCGGCGCGACGCCGATAGCGCCCGCGCCGAAGCTGACCGGCTGAAACAAGCCGCGGATGCGGAGGGAGCGGATGCCGCGGCCAAAAAAGCTTTCACGGAAGCCGACCGCCGGGCGAAAGACCTGGAAGGCAAAGCTACCACCGCCCAGGCCGCCGCTGATGCCGCCGGCAAAGCAGTTAGCCGGCAAACCTGGCAAGATCAGAATAATGCCGTGCAAAACCAGATAAAAAAATTGATTAGCAACCTGGGGGTTCAACTAACTCCCTGCGCGGCGGTGGCGGGCGTGTACGCCGGGGTAGATAGTACCCGGGGCGTCTGGAAAGCGCCGGCCAACGTGAGTTTAAATTATATTACCTCCACCGCGGCCCGGATCACCGACGAAGACCAGCGGGATTTAAATATTGATGTGGTGGCCGGTAAATCCGTGAATGCCATCCGCTCTTTTGTGGGCATGGGTACTAAAATTTGGGGCGCCCGCACGCTAGCCGGTAACGATAACGAATGGCGGTACGTGAATGTGCGCCGGTTCTTTAACATGGTCGAAGAATCGATTAAAAAATCGACGTACTGGGCTGTTTTTGAACCGAATGATATTAATACCTGGGTGCGGGTACGGGCCATGATCGAGAATTACCTGCTGTTAAAATGGAAAGACGGCGCCCTGGCCGGAGTAAAACCCGACGATGCTTTTTACGTGCGGGTGGGCTTAGGCACTACCATGTCGCCGATGGATATTTTAGAAGGCCGGATGATTATTGAAATTGGTTTAGCCGCGGTACGGCCGGCTGAATTTATCATTATCCGCTTCTCGCATTTTCTTCAAAAATCATAA
- the vgrG gene encoding type VI secretion system tip protein VgrG, producing the protein MPNENGNALATREQPTDLVNFKIKLNGTDMNGEYALVGLTVFKSFNKIAYAKVTLSDGDPAKQDFEISSKEDALVPGSEIEIAMGYHEQAKTVFKGLIIKHALRSGKNKKSFLTIEAKDKAIKLVAGRKNFCYLEQTDKEIIQKITKRAGLSGGDLVMDDTPVKHAQMVQYNAVDWDFVVARAEMNGLLVLPDDNKLLIQKPNTNQEPAKDITYGVDVIEFESEIDAGSQLKQVKAQAWNVKDQKIEESPEAKVSFKENGNLKADQLAEAVNRQEDNLVHGGSLTTDELKAWSEARLLKSRLAKTIGRIKLKGTTELKPGQVLKLNGFSKRFNGNVFITGIRHSYELSVWETDIQFGLPENWFYQREDILEKPAAGLIPGINGLQIALVTQLEDDPEQQDRIKIQLPLIDRKEAIWARIASLDAGKERGAFFRPEINDEVVVGFLNDDPRYPVILGMLNSSKNPAPISAKDTNHDKGFVTRSKMKLTFNDEKKIINLETPKGKKIEINDDKDAIVLSDQNNNKITLDSAGIKIESAKDIVLKTASGTIKMEAANINGKATAKFSAEGSATASLQSSGQTVVKGSIVNIN; encoded by the coding sequence ATGCCTAACGAGAACGGTAATGCCTTAGCCACCCGCGAGCAGCCCACGGATCTGGTAAACTTTAAAATAAAGTTGAATGGCACCGATATGAACGGCGAATACGCTCTGGTAGGGTTAACTGTATTTAAAAGTTTTAATAAAATAGCGTATGCCAAAGTAACGCTTTCGGATGGCGATCCGGCCAAGCAGGATTTTGAAATCAGCAGTAAAGAAGATGCTTTGGTTCCTGGCAGCGAAATAGAAATCGCGATGGGTTACCACGAACAGGCTAAAACGGTTTTTAAAGGTTTGATTATTAAACACGCCCTGCGTTCGGGTAAAAACAAAAAGTCTTTTCTCACCATTGAAGCCAAAGATAAAGCCATTAAACTGGTAGCCGGCCGCAAAAACTTTTGTTACCTCGAGCAAACGGATAAAGAAATTATTCAGAAAATAACCAAGCGGGCCGGCCTGAGCGGGGGTGATCTGGTAATGGACGATACACCCGTAAAACACGCGCAGATGGTGCAATACAATGCCGTGGATTGGGATTTTGTGGTAGCCCGGGCCGAAATGAACGGGTTGTTGGTTTTGCCGGACGATAATAAATTACTGATTCAAAAACCCAATACCAACCAGGAACCCGCCAAAGATATTACTTACGGGGTAGATGTGATTGAATTTGAAAGTGAGATAGACGCCGGTTCGCAGCTTAAACAAGTAAAAGCCCAGGCCTGGAATGTTAAAGATCAGAAAATAGAAGAATCGCCGGAGGCCAAGGTAAGCTTTAAAGAAAACGGTAACCTGAAAGCCGACCAGTTAGCCGAAGCCGTAAACCGGCAGGAAGATAATCTGGTGCACGGGGGTAGTTTAACGACCGACGAACTAAAAGCCTGGAGCGAAGCCCGCTTATTAAAAAGCCGCTTAGCCAAAACCATTGGGCGCATTAAATTAAAAGGAACTACCGAATTAAAACCCGGCCAAGTTTTAAAATTAAACGGCTTTAGCAAAAGATTTAATGGTAACGTTTTCATTACGGGCATCCGGCACAGTTACGAACTATCCGTTTGGGAAACTGATATTCAGTTTGGCTTGCCCGAAAACTGGTTTTACCAGCGCGAAGATATTCTGGAAAAACCGGCCGCCGGTTTAATTCCCGGCATTAATGGGTTACAAATTGCCTTAGTTACGCAACTGGAAGATGATCCCGAGCAACAAGACCGGATAAAAATTCAACTGCCTTTAATTGACCGCAAAGAAGCGATTTGGGCCCGTATAGCCAGTCTGGATGCCGGCAAGGAGAGAGGCGCCTTTTTCCGGCCCGAAATTAACGACGAAGTAGTAGTCGGTTTTTTAAATGACGACCCGCGTTACCCGGTTATTCTGGGCATGTTAAACAGTAGTAAAAACCCCGCTCCCATTTCGGCCAAAGACACCAACCACGACAAAGGCTTTGTTACTCGGAGCAAAATGAAACTAACGTTTAACGATGAAAAAAAGATAATAAACCTGGAAACCCCGAAAGGCAAGAAGATAGAAATAAACGACGACAAAGACGCCATTGTACTTTCCGATCAAAACAACAATAAAATTACGCTGGATTCCGCCGGAATAAAAATAGAGAGCGCGAAAGACATTGTGTTAAAAACGGCTAGTGGTACCATAAAAATGGAAGCTGCCAATATCAACGGCAAAGCCACTGCTAAATTTAGCGCCGAAGGCAGCGCCACTGCCTCGCTTCAGTCCTCCGGTCAAACGGTAGTTAAAGGCTCAATTGTAAATATTAATTAG